TTTCAAGCGGTTGGCGCACTAAGCTATTCCGTGTCCTTTGCGGGATTTAGCCAATCGTAGGCGGCGGAGACGTCCGCCCGGCTGAGCGAGTGGCCCGTCGGCTGCCAGTTCAGCGTCACGTCGGCGCCGAGCACGCGGAGCATTTCCGCGAGGCGCTCGGGATGGAGGCGCGAGACGATCGTGTCCGTTTCCCCCGCCCCGATGAACACGCGATGCCCCTCGAGCGACGCGGGCGACTGCGGTACGAACGGCACCATCGGACGGAAGAGGACGGCGCTGTTGAGCGTCGACGGCGAGGAGAGCAGGACGCTGCCGGCGATGTTGGCACCGTTCGAGAAACCGACCGCGACGATCTGTTTCGCATCGAACTTGTACTGCCCGGCCGCGCCCTCGATGAATGCGATCAGGTCCTTCGTTCGCGCGTGAAGGTCGTCGATGTCGAACACGCCTTCAGCGAGCCGCTTGAAGAAGCGCGCGGCGCCGTTCTCGTTGACCGTGCCGCGCGGGCTCAGCAAACCCGCGTCCGGCGCGAGCATCTGTCCGAGCGGGATGAGGTCGTTCTCATCACCGCCTGTGCCGTGCAGCAACAACAACGTGCGCGGGTCGTCGCCGCTCGGCGGCAAGTACCGGTGCACGTAGCCGAAGGCCTGCGCGCTAGTATTCATCAACCGGGAAATGTAGCCGAGACCAGCATGGCCGACGACTCCAACTCCGTCCGCGTGGACAAATGGCTCTGGGCGGCGCGGTTCTTCAAGACGCGCTCCTTGGCGACCGAGGCGGTCGGCGGCGGCAAAGTCGAAGTCAACGGCGAGCGCGCCAAGCCGGCCAAATCCGTCAAGCCCGGTGACGAGATCCGCGTTCGACTCGCACCGTATGAGCATATTCTCATCGTGCGGGCGGTCGCCGAACGTCGAGGCCCCGCCTCGGTCGCCCAGGGGTTGTACGAGGAGACCGAGGCGAGCGCCGCCGCGCGGCACCGTCTCGCGGAACAGCTGCGGATGGCGCCGGCGGCGTTCGTGTTCGAGGATCGTGGACGCCCGACCAAGAAGGATCGGCGCGAGCTGACGAAGTTCGTCGAGCGAAAACGCCGCTGAGCGGCGTTCACGCGCCGGTGAGCTCTCGCAGCGCCGCGCG
This window of the Gemmatimonadaceae bacterium genome carries:
- a CDS encoding alpha/beta hydrolase, coding for MNTSAQAFGYVHRYLPPSGDDPRTLLLLHGTGGDENDLIPLGQMLAPDAGLLSPRGTVNENGAARFFKRLAEGVFDIDDLHARTKDLIAFIEGAAGQYKFDAKQIVAVGFSNGANIAGSVLLSSPSTLNSAVLFRPMVPFVPQSPASLEGHRVFIGAGETDTIVSRLHPERLAEMLRVLGADVTLNWQPTGHSLSRADVSAAYDWLNPAKDTE
- a CDS encoding RNA-binding S4 domain-containing protein; this translates as MADDSNSVRVDKWLWAARFFKTRSLATEAVGGGKVEVNGERAKPAKSVKPGDEIRVRLAPYEHILIVRAVAERRGPASVAQGLYEETEASAAARHRLAEQLRMAPAAFVFEDRGRPTKKDRRELTKFVERKRR